A stretch of the Streptomyces ortus genome encodes the following:
- a CDS encoding ABC transporter ATP-binding protein — protein MIEVEGLTKRYGEKMAVNQLTFAVRPGIVTGFLGPNGAGKSTTMRMMLGLDRPTAGDVRIDGEHYDRLKDPLTYIGALLDAKAMHGGRSAFNHLLCLAQSNGIPRGRVHEVLDTVGLTAVAKKKAKGFSLGMGQRLGIAGALLGDPRILMFDEPVNGLDPEGIHWIRNLMKSLAAQGRTVFVSSHLMSEMALTADHLVVIGQGRLLADTSMADFIRENSRSYVRIRSPQRELLLDVLHRDGIVVVETGVGTLEVDGYRPEDIGELAARNGITLHELSPQQASLEEAFMQLTAESVEYHAHTGAPLGAPPPPLPGEQPGPPAPGPRWGNDWKKG, from the coding sequence ATGATCGAGGTTGAGGGGCTGACCAAGCGGTACGGCGAGAAGATGGCCGTGAATCAGCTGACGTTCGCCGTGCGGCCCGGGATCGTCACCGGGTTCCTCGGGCCGAACGGCGCCGGCAAGTCCACGACCATGCGGATGATGCTCGGGCTCGACCGGCCGACCGCGGGTGACGTCCGGATCGACGGGGAGCACTACGACCGGCTCAAGGACCCGCTGACGTACATCGGCGCCCTGCTCGACGCCAAGGCCATGCACGGCGGTCGCAGCGCCTTCAACCACCTCCTGTGCCTCGCGCAGAGCAACGGCATCCCGCGCGGCCGGGTGCACGAGGTCCTGGACACCGTCGGCCTCACCGCGGTGGCGAAGAAGAAGGCCAAGGGCTTCTCGCTCGGCATGGGCCAGCGGCTCGGCATCGCGGGCGCGCTGCTCGGCGACCCCCGGATCCTGATGTTCGACGAGCCGGTCAACGGGCTCGACCCCGAGGGCATCCACTGGATCCGGAATCTGATGAAGTCCCTCGCCGCCCAGGGACGTACCGTCTTCGTCTCCTCGCATCTGATGAGCGAGATGGCGCTGACCGCCGACCATCTCGTCGTGATCGGCCAGGGCCGGCTGCTCGCCGACACCTCCATGGCCGACTTCATCCGGGAGAACTCCCGCTCGTACGTACGCATCCGGTCACCCCAGCGTGAGCTGCTGCTCGACGTGCTGCACCGGGACGGGATCGTCGTCGTGGAAACCGGCGTCGGGACACTGGAGGTGGACGGGTACCGGCCCGAGGACATCGGTGAGCTGGCCGCGCGGAACGGGATCACGCTGCACGAGCTGAGCCCTCAGCAGGCCTCCCTGGAGGAGGCGTTCATGCAGCTCACGGCGGAGTCGGTGGAGTACCACGCGCACACCGGCGCCCCGCTCGGCGCCCCGCCGCCGCCCCTCCCCGGCGAGCAGCCCGGACCGCCGGCGCCCGGGCCCCGGTGGGGCAACGACTGGAAGAAGGGCTGA
- a CDS encoding cellulose-binding protein, with the protein MSDTSPYGFELVRRGYDRAQVDERISKLVSDRDSALARITALEKRIEELHLETQNAQAQVSDAEPSYAGLGARVEKILRLAEEEAKDLREEARRAAEQHRELAESAAQQVRNDAESFAADRKSKAEDEGVRIVEKAKTDASQLRQEATKDAQSKREEADALFEETRAKAAQAAADFETNLAKRREQSERDLASRQAKAEKRLAEIEHRAEQLRLEAEKLRTDAERRARQTVETAQRQAEDIVADANAKADRIRSESERELAALTNRRDSINAQLTNVREMLATLTGAAVAAAGSPAEDEPITRGVPAQQSR; encoded by the coding sequence ATGAGCGACACTTCCCCCTACGGCTTCGAGCTTGTGCGGCGTGGGTACGACCGCGCTCAGGTGGACGAACGCATTTCGAAGCTCGTCTCCGACCGTGACAGCGCTCTGGCCCGCATCACTGCTCTCGAAAAGCGCATCGAGGAACTCCATCTCGAAACGCAGAACGCCCAGGCGCAGGTGAGCGACGCCGAGCCGTCGTACGCCGGCCTCGGTGCCCGCGTCGAGAAGATCCTCCGCCTCGCCGAGGAGGAGGCCAAGGACCTGCGCGAGGAGGCCCGTCGCGCGGCGGAGCAGCACCGTGAGCTCGCCGAGTCGGCGGCTCAGCAGGTGCGCAACGACGCAGAATCGTTCGCTGCGGACCGCAAGTCCAAGGCGGAGGACGAAGGCGTCCGGATCGTCGAGAAGGCCAAGACGGACGCCTCGCAGCTCCGTCAGGAGGCGACGAAGGACGCCCAGTCGAAGCGCGAGGAGGCGGACGCCCTCTTCGAGGAGACCCGCGCGAAGGCCGCGCAGGCCGCCGCCGACTTCGAGACGAACCTCGCCAAGCGCCGTGAGCAGTCCGAGCGTGACCTGGCTTCGCGTCAGGCCAAGGCCGAGAAGCGCCTCGCGGAGATCGAGCACCGTGCGGAGCAGCTTCGGCTCGAGGCCGAGAAGCTGCGCACGGACGCCGAGCGGCGGGCCCGTCAGACCGTCGAGACGGCTCAGCGGCAGGCCGAGGACATCGTGGCCGACGCGAACGCGAAGGCCGACCGGATCCGGTCGGAGTCCGAGCGCGAGCTCGCGGCGCTGACGAACCGGCGTGACTCGATCAACGCGCAGCTCACGAATGTGCGCGAGATGCTGGCGACGCTCACGGGTGCGGCGGTCGCTGCGGCCGGGTCGCCCGCCGAGGACGAGCCGATCACTCGTGGGGTGCCGGCACAGCAGTCCCGCTAG
- the scy gene encoding polarized growth protein Scy produces the protein MRGYERQEREPAADVDHLSRFEAEMERLKTEREKAVQHAEDLGYQVEVLRAKLHEARRSLATRPAYDSADIGYQAEQMLRNAQVQADQLRQDAERELSQARAQTQRILQEHAEQAARLQAELHQEAVTRRQQLDQELAERRQSVESHVNENVAWAEQLRARSEQQARRLADESRGEAEQALAAARAEAERITGEARQRLQSDAERARAEAEALLRRARTDAERLLTAASTQAQEATEHAEQLRSSTASDSDNARRQAGELSRAAEQRINEAEAALREARAEAEKVLAEAKEAAAKALSSAESANEQRTRTAKEQVARLVGEAVKEAETTKAEAEQVVADARAKAEKIVADAEKDARSLTAEETASQLAKAARTAEEVLTKASEDAKATTRAASEEAERIRAEAEAEADRLRAEAHDIAEQLKGTAKDDTKEYRAKTVELQEEARRLRGDAEQLRADANEEGERIRSEARREAVQQIEEAARTAEELLSKAKADADELRSNATTESQRVRTEAIERATTLRRQAEETLERTRAEAERHRTEAVEQSEEIKAEAERAAAELHEDTERAIAARQAEAAEGLARLHTEAEERLASAEQALTEARAESERIRREAAEEIDRLRGEAAERIRTLQAQAETEAERLRTEAASDASASRAEGEAIAVRLRSDAAVEAERLKTEAQDTADRVRAEAQAAAERLATEAAEALSAAQEEAARRRREAEELLGAARQEADQERERAREQSEELLASARNRVEEAQTEAVRLVEEADRRATEMVSAAEQTAQQVRDAVAGLHEQAQEEISGLRSAAEHVAERLRTEAQEEADRVRADAYAERERATEDGNRVRREARDEAEAAKSLAERTVAEAIAESERLRSDASEHLQRARTEASDAIASAEQDASRSRAEAREDANRIRSDAATQADTLITETTAEVERLTAETNQEAERVRAESVAKAEKLISDATGDAERLRAEAAETVGSAQQHAERIRSEAQRFKAEAAQEADRLMSNARDEADDTLDKARKEANKRRSEAAEQVDKLITETTAEADKLLSESQQTAHKTTADAEAQADSMVGAARNEAERLLAEATIEGNTRVERARADADELLVGARRDATAIRERAEELRDRITSEIEELHDRARRESAETMKAAGDRCDALIRAAEDQLKEAEAKAKDLVSEAGSEASKVRIAAVKKAEGLLKEAEQKKAALIAEAEAIRSEAVREARAAVEEGKRELEVLVRRRQDINAEISRVQDVLEALESFEAPSGGKDGGVKAGAAAGATRSGGKPSEG, from the coding sequence GTGCGGGGCTACGAACGCCAGGAGCGAGAGCCGGCGGCTGACGTCGACCACCTCTCTCGGTTCGAGGCCGAGATGGAACGGCTGAAGACCGAGCGGGAGAAGGCCGTCCAGCACGCCGAGGACCTCGGCTATCAGGTCGAGGTGCTGCGCGCCAAGCTGCACGAGGCGCGCCGCAGTCTGGCGACCCGGCCTGCCTACGACAGCGCCGACATCGGCTATCAGGCCGAGCAGATGCTCCGTAATGCGCAGGTTCAGGCCGATCAGCTGCGCCAGGACGCCGAGCGGGAGCTGAGCCAGGCCCGCGCGCAGACGCAGCGGATCCTGCAGGAGCACGCGGAGCAGGCCGCCCGTCTCCAGGCGGAGCTGCATCAGGAGGCGGTCACCCGCCGCCAGCAGCTCGACCAGGAGCTGGCCGAGCGCCGGCAGAGCGTCGAGTCGCACGTCAACGAGAACGTGGCGTGGGCCGAGCAGCTGCGGGCCCGCAGCGAGCAGCAGGCCCGCCGGCTGGCCGACGAGTCGCGCGGCGAGGCCGAGCAGGCCCTGGCCGCCGCCCGCGCGGAGGCCGAGCGGATCACGGGAGAGGCCCGCCAGCGGCTGCAGAGCGACGCCGAGCGGGCCCGCGCGGAGGCCGAGGCGCTGCTGCGCCGGGCCCGCACCGACGCCGAGCGGCTGCTGACCGCGGCGTCGACGCAGGCCCAGGAGGCCACCGAGCACGCCGAGCAACTGCGCAGCTCGACCGCGTCCGACTCGGACAACGCCCGCCGTCAGGCCGGCGAGCTGAGCCGCGCCGCCGAGCAGCGCATCAACGAGGCCGAGGCGGCGCTGCGCGAGGCCCGTGCCGAGGCGGAGAAGGTGCTCGCCGAGGCCAAGGAGGCCGCGGCCAAGGCGCTCTCCAGCGCCGAGTCGGCGAACGAACAGCGCACGCGTACGGCCAAGGAGCAGGTCGCCCGGCTGGTCGGCGAGGCCGTCAAGGAGGCCGAGACCACCAAGGCCGAGGCCGAGCAGGTCGTCGCGGACGCCCGCGCCAAGGCCGAGAAGATCGTCGCGGACGCCGAGAAGGACGCCCGCAGTCTCACCGCCGAGGAGACCGCGTCCCAGCTCGCCAAGGCGGCCCGTACCGCCGAGGAGGTCCTGACCAAGGCGTCCGAGGACGCCAAGGCGACCACCAGGGCCGCCTCCGAGGAGGCCGAGCGCATCCGCGCCGAGGCCGAGGCCGAGGCGGACCGGCTGCGCGCGGAGGCGCACGACATCGCCGAGCAGCTCAAGGGCACGGCGAAGGACGACACCAAGGAGTACCGCGCCAAGACGGTCGAGCTGCAGGAGGAGGCGCGCAGGCTGCGCGGCGACGCCGAGCAGCTGCGGGCGGACGCCAACGAAGAGGGCGAGCGGATCCGCTCCGAGGCCCGGCGCGAGGCCGTCCAGCAGATCGAGGAGGCGGCCAGGACCGCCGAGGAGCTGCTGTCCAAGGCGAAGGCCGACGCGGACGAGCTGCGCTCGAACGCCACGACGGAGAGCCAGCGGGTCCGCACCGAGGCCATCGAGCGCGCCACGACGCTGCGCCGGCAGGCCGAGGAGACCCTGGAGCGCACCCGCGCGGAGGCCGAACGGCACCGCACGGAGGCCGTCGAGCAGTCCGAGGAGATCAAGGCGGAGGCCGAGCGGGCCGCCGCCGAGCTGCACGAGGACACCGAGCGGGCCATAGCGGCCCGGCAGGCCGAGGCGGCCGAGGGGCTGGCCCGGCTGCACACGGAGGCCGAGGAGCGTCTCGCCTCCGCCGAGCAGGCGCTGACCGAAGCGCGCGCGGAGTCCGAGCGGATCCGCCGCGAGGCCGCCGAGGAGATCGACCGGCTGCGCGGCGAGGCCGCCGAGCGGATCCGTACGCTCCAGGCGCAGGCCGAGACGGAGGCCGAGCGGCTGCGCACCGAGGCCGCCTCGGACGCGTCCGCGTCCCGTGCCGAGGGCGAGGCCATCGCCGTCCGGCTGCGTTCGGACGCCGCGGTGGAGGCCGAGCGGCTCAAGACGGAGGCACAGGACACCGCCGACCGCGTACGCGCCGAGGCACAGGCCGCCGCCGAGCGGCTGGCCACGGAGGCCGCCGAGGCGCTGTCCGCGGCCCAGGAGGAGGCGGCCAGGCGCCGCCGCGAGGCCGAGGAGCTGCTGGGCGCCGCGCGCCAGGAGGCCGACCAGGAGCGCGAGCGGGCCCGCGAGCAGAGCGAGGAACTGCTGGCCTCGGCGCGCAACCGTGTGGAGGAGGCCCAGACCGAGGCCGTACGGCTGGTCGAGGAGGCGGACCGCCGGGCGACCGAGATGGTGTCGGCCGCCGAGCAGACCGCCCAGCAGGTGCGCGACGCCGTGGCCGGGCTGCACGAGCAGGCCCAGGAGGAGATCTCGGGTCTGCGCAGCGCCGCCGAGCACGTGGCGGAGCGGCTGCGCACGGAGGCGCAGGAGGAGGCCGACCGGGTCCGCGCCGACGCGTACGCCGAGCGGGAGCGGGCGACCGAGGACGGCAACCGGGTCCGGCGCGAGGCGCGGGACGAGGCGGAGGCCGCCAAGTCCCTCGCGGAGCGCACGGTCGCGGAGGCGATCGCGGAGTCCGAGCGGCTGCGTTCGGACGCCTCGGAGCATCTGCAGCGGGCGCGTACGGAGGCCTCCGACGCCATCGCGTCGGCCGAGCAGGACGCCTCGCGTTCCCGGGCCGAGGCCCGGGAGGACGCCAACCGCATCCGGTCGGACGCCGCGACGCAGGCGGACACCCTCATCACCGAGACGACGGCCGAGGTCGAGCGGCTCACCGCGGAGACGAACCAGGAGGCGGAGCGGGTCCGCGCCGAGTCCGTGGCGAAGGCCGAGAAGCTGATCTCGGACGCGACGGGAGACGCGGAGCGGCTGCGTGCCGAGGCGGCCGAGACGGTCGGCTCCGCGCAGCAGCACGCCGAGCGGATCAGGTCGGAGGCCCAGCGCTTCAAGGCCGAGGCCGCCCAGGAGGCCGACCGCCTGATGTCGAACGCCCGCGACGAGGCCGACGACACGCTGGACAAGGCGCGCAAGGAGGCCAACAAGCGGCGTTCCGAGGCGGCCGAGCAGGTCGACAAGCTGATCACGGAGACGACCGCCGAGGCCGACAAGCTGCTCTCGGAGTCGCAGCAGACCGCGCACAAGACCACCGCGGACGCGGAGGCGCAGGCCGACTCGATGGTGGGCGCCGCGCGCAACGAGGCGGAGCGGCTGCTGGCCGAGGCGACGATCGAGGGCAACACCCGGGTGGAGCGGGCCCGGGCGGACGCCGACGAGCTGCTGGTCGGCGCGCGCCGGGACGCGACGGCCATAAGGGAACGAGCCGAGGAGCTGCGCGACCGGATCACGAGCGAGATCGAGGAGCTGCACGACCGGGCCCGCCGGGAGTCCGCCGAGACGATGAAGGCGGCGGGCGACCGCTGCGACGCGCTGATCAGGGCCGCCGAGGACCAGCTGAAGGAGGCCGAGGCGAAGGCCAAGGACCTCGTGTCGGAGGCCGGTTCGGAGGCGAGCAAGGTCCGGATCGCCGCGGTGAAGAAGGCGGAGGGGCTCCTCAAGGAGGCCGAGCAGAAGAAGGCCGCGCTCATCGCGGAGGCCGAGGCGATCAGGTCCGAGGCGGTGCGCGAGGCGCGGGCCGCGGTCGAGGAGGGCAAGCGGGAGCTGGAGGTGCTGGTCCGCCGTCGGCAGGACATCAATGCCGAGATCTCCCGTGTCCAGGACGTCCTGGAGGCGTTGGAATCCTTTGAGGCGCCGTCGGGTGGCAAGGACGGTGGCGTCAAAGCGGGCGCGGCGGCCGGTGCGACCCGTTCGGGTGGCAAGCCGTCCGAGGGCTAG
- the mce gene encoding methylmalonyl-CoA epimerase has product MLTRIDHIGIACFDLDATVEFYRATYGFEVHHTEVNEEQGVREAMLKINGTSDGGASYLQLLEPTREDSAVGKWLAKNGEGVHHIAFGTADVDGDAASVRDKGVRVLYDEPRTGSMGSRITFLHPKDCHGVLTELVTSAPVESPEH; this is encoded by the coding sequence ATGCTGACGCGAATCGACCACATCGGGATCGCCTGTTTCGACCTCGACGCGACCGTCGAGTTCTACCGGGCCACGTACGGCTTCGAGGTGCACCACACCGAGGTCAACGAGGAGCAGGGCGTGCGCGAGGCCATGCTCAAGATCAATGGGACGTCCGACGGCGGCGCCTCCTACCTGCAGCTCCTGGAACCCACCCGCGAGGACTCCGCGGTCGGAAAGTGGCTGGCCAAGAACGGTGAGGGCGTGCATCACATCGCCTTCGGCACCGCCGACGTCGACGGGGACGCGGCCTCCGTCCGGGACAAGGGCGTACGCGTGCTGTACGACGAGCCGCGCACGGGTTCGATGGGCTCCCGGATCACCTTTCTGCACCCGAAGGATTGCCATGGCGTCCTGACAGAACTGGTCACTTCGGCGCCAGTTGAGTCACCTGAGCACTGA
- a CDS encoding acetyl-CoA C-acetyltransferase produces the protein MSGTNNTTSVIVAGARTPMGRLLGSLKSFSGADLGGFAIKAALDRAGIDGGQVQYVIMGQVLQAGAGQIPARQAAVKAGIPMSVPALTVNKVCLSGLDAIALADQLIRAGEFDIVVAGGQESMTNAPHLLPKSREGYKYGAIEMLDAMAHDGLTDAFENIAMGESTEKHNTRLGILRPEQDEIAALSHQRAAAAQKNGTFEAEITPVEIPQRKGEPVVLSQDEGIRGETTSESLGRLRPAFTKDGTITAGSASQISDGAAAVVVMSKARAEELGLDWIAEIGAHGNVAGPDNSLQSQPSNAIQHALKKEGIGVEDLDLIEINEAFAAVAVQSMKDLGVSTEKVNVNGGAIALGHPIGMSGARLVLHLALELKRRGGGVGAAALCGGGGQGDALIVRVPKG, from the coding sequence ATGTCTGGAACGAACAACACCACCTCCGTCATCGTTGCGGGTGCACGCACCCCGATGGGGCGGCTGCTCGGCTCCCTGAAGTCCTTCTCGGGAGCCGACCTCGGTGGATTCGCGATCAAGGCCGCCCTCGACCGTGCGGGCATCGACGGCGGCCAGGTGCAGTACGTGATCATGGGCCAGGTGCTCCAGGCCGGGGCAGGGCAGATCCCGGCACGCCAGGCCGCCGTCAAGGCGGGCATCCCGATGAGCGTTCCGGCGCTCACCGTCAACAAGGTGTGCCTGTCCGGCCTCGACGCCATCGCGCTCGCCGACCAGCTGATCCGCGCCGGTGAGTTCGACATCGTGGTCGCGGGCGGCCAGGAGTCGATGACCAACGCCCCCCACCTGCTGCCGAAGTCCCGCGAGGGCTACAAGTACGGCGCGATCGAGATGCTCGACGCGATGGCGCACGACGGGCTGACCGACGCCTTCGAGAACATCGCCATGGGCGAGTCCACGGAGAAGCACAACACCCGCCTGGGCATCCTGCGGCCCGAGCAGGACGAGATCGCCGCCCTCTCCCACCAGCGGGCCGCCGCCGCGCAGAAGAACGGCACCTTCGAGGCGGAGATCACCCCCGTGGAGATCCCGCAGCGCAAGGGCGAGCCCGTCGTCCTCAGCCAGGACGAGGGCATCCGCGGCGAGACGACCTCCGAGTCGCTCGGCCGGCTGCGCCCCGCCTTCACCAAGGACGGCACGATCACGGCGGGCTCTGCCTCGCAGATCTCCGACGGCGCCGCCGCGGTGGTCGTCATGAGCAAGGCCAGGGCCGAGGAGCTGGGCCTGGACTGGATCGCCGAGATCGGCGCGCACGGAAACGTCGCGGGACCCGACAACTCTTTGCAGTCGCAGCCGTCGAACGCCATCCAGCACGCCCTGAAGAAGGAGGGCATCGGCGTCGAGGATCTTGACCTGATCGAGATCAACGAGGCCTTCGCCGCCGTCGCGGTCCAGTCGATGAAGGACCTCGGCGTGTCCACGGAAAAGGTGAACGTCAACGGCGGCGCCATCGCGCTGGGCCACCCGATCGGCATGTCCGGCGCCCGGCTCGTCCTGCACCTCGCCCTCGAACTGAAGCGGCGCGGCGGCGGCGTGGGCGCGGCGGCGCTGTGCGGGGGCGGCGGCCAGGGCGACGCGCTGATCGTGCGGGTACCCAAGGGCTGA
- the meaB gene encoding methylmalonyl Co-A mutase-associated GTPase MeaB, with protein sequence MQDVPSLVAAAREGRPRAVARLISLVEGASPQLREVMAALAPLAGNAYVVGLTGSPGVGKSTSTSALVSAYRRQGKRVGVLAVDPSSPFSGGALLGDRVRMSDHASDPGVYIRSMATRGHLGGLAWAAPQAVRVLDAAGCDVVLVETVGVGQSEVEIASQADTSVVLLAPGMGDGIQAAKAGILEIGDVYVVNKADRDGADATARELNHMLGLGESRGPGDWRPPIVKTVAARGEGIDEVVEALEKHRAWMEERGELAARRLARASREVETIAVTALRERIADLHGDRRLGALAERIVSGDLDPYRAADSLVEALAES encoded by the coding sequence ATGCAGGACGTCCCCTCGCTGGTGGCCGCGGCCAGGGAAGGCCGGCCGCGGGCCGTGGCCCGGCTGATCTCCCTGGTGGAGGGGGCGTCCCCGCAACTGCGCGAGGTCATGGCCGCGCTCGCCCCGCTCGCGGGCAACGCGTACGTCGTCGGCCTCACCGGATCACCCGGCGTCGGCAAGTCGACCTCCACCTCGGCCCTGGTGTCCGCCTACCGGCGGCAGGGCAAGCGGGTCGGCGTCCTCGCCGTCGACCCGTCGTCGCCGTTCTCCGGCGGCGCGCTGCTCGGCGACCGCGTCCGGATGTCGGACCATGCCTCCGACCCCGGCGTCTACATCCGCTCGATGGCCACCCGCGGACACCTCGGCGGGCTCGCGTGGGCCGCGCCGCAGGCCGTCCGGGTCCTGGACGCGGCCGGCTGCGACGTCGTCCTCGTCGAAACCGTGGGCGTCGGCCAGTCCGAAGTGGAGATCGCCTCCCAGGCGGACACGAGCGTGGTCCTGCTGGCCCCCGGCATGGGCGACGGCATCCAGGCGGCCAAGGCCGGAATCCTGGAGATCGGCGACGTGTACGTGGTCAACAAGGCCGACCGGGACGGGGCCGACGCGACGGCCCGCGAGCTGAACCACATGCTCGGGCTCGGCGAGTCCCGTGGGCCCGGGGACTGGCGGCCCCCCATCGTGAAGACGGTGGCCGCGCGCGGGGAGGGCATCGACGAGGTCGTCGAGGCGCTGGAGAAGCACCGGGCGTGGATGGAGGAGCGGGGGGAGCTGGCCGCGCGGCGGCTCGCGCGCGCGTCCCGTGAGGTCGAGACGATCGCGGTCACGGCGCTGCGGGAGCGGATCGCGGACCTGCACGGTGACCGACGCCTCGGCGCACTCGCCGAGCGGATCGTCTCGGGCGACCTGGACCCGTACCGGGCGGCGGACTCCCTGGTGGAAGCCCTGGCGGAGAGCTGA
- a CDS encoding PepSY domain-containing protein produces the protein MKRNIVIATVTAAVLIGGGTATAIAVAGDDEAPTKKSDVRVSNDDTGRDDDADANDTDDNDADDKAEDKADAAEDRAAKDTGEDAEDKAENATDAKAAKVDAADAIKAALKNTAGTAVSADLDDEGTKHVWDVDILTNGGAWHSVQVDPATGKVLGSHVDRDDDGDDAAETAQIRDALKGSSVTAAEAAEAGAAKGTVTSVDLDEESADKAWEVDTTAANGTGSDWRVDAGSGKITADRSND, from the coding sequence ATGAAGCGCAACATCGTCATCGCCACCGTCACGGCCGCTGTCCTGATCGGCGGCGGCACCGCGACCGCCATCGCGGTCGCGGGTGACGACGAGGCGCCGACGAAGAAGTCCGACGTGCGGGTGTCGAACGACGACACCGGCCGTGACGACGACGCCGATGCGAACGACACGGACGACAACGACGCGGACGACAAGGCGGAGGACAAGGCCGACGCGGCCGAGGACCGGGCCGCGAAGGACACCGGCGAGGACGCCGAGGACAAGGCCGAGAACGCCACCGACGCCAAGGCCGCGAAGGTCGATGCCGCCGACGCGATCAAGGCGGCGCTGAAGAACACGGCCGGCACGGCGGTCTCGGCCGACCTGGACGACGAGGGCACGAAGCACGTGTGGGACGTGGACATCCTCACGAACGGCGGCGCCTGGCACAGCGTCCAGGTCGACCCGGCCACCGGCAAGGTCCTCGGCTCCCACGTCGACCGGGACGACGACGGTGACGACGCCGCCGAGACCGCGCAGATCCGTGACGCGCTGAAGGGCAGCTCCGTGACCGCCGCCGAGGCCGCGGAGGCCGGTGCCGCCAAGGGCACGGTGACCTCCGTCGACCTCGACGAGGAGAGCGCGGACAAGGCCTGGGAGGTCGACACCACCGCGGCGAACGGCACCGGCAGCGACTGGAGGGTCGACGCCGGCTCCGGCAAGATCACCGCGGACCGCTCGAACGACTGA
- a CDS encoding response regulator transcription factor has translation MRLLIVEDEKRLALSLARGLTAEGYAVDVVHDGLEGLHMAGEGSYDLVILDIMLPGMNGYRVCGALRAAGHDVPILMLTAKDGEYDEAEGLDTGADDYLTKPFSYVVLVARVKALLRRRGPSGGASPVYEVGNLKVDTASRRVFLADGEITLTTKEFSVLEQLAVRAGEVVSKADILEHVWDFAYEGDPNIVEVYISTLRRKLGPELIRTVRGAGYRLEVRA, from the coding sequence ATGCGCCTGTTGATCGTGGAGGATGAGAAGCGGCTCGCCCTGTCGCTCGCCAGGGGCCTGACGGCCGAGGGGTACGCCGTGGACGTCGTCCACGACGGCCTGGAGGGGCTGCACATGGCAGGCGAGGGCTCGTACGACCTCGTGATCCTCGACATCATGCTGCCCGGGATGAACGGCTACCGCGTGTGCGGCGCCCTGCGCGCCGCGGGCCATGACGTGCCGATCCTGATGCTCACCGCCAAGGACGGCGAGTACGACGAGGCGGAGGGCCTCGACACGGGCGCCGACGACTATCTGACCAAGCCCTTCTCGTACGTCGTCCTGGTCGCCCGGGTGAAGGCGCTGCTGCGGCGGCGCGGCCCGTCGGGCGGAGCCTCACCCGTGTACGAGGTCGGGAACCTGAAGGTCGACACCGCCTCCCGGCGGGTGTTCCTCGCGGACGGCGAGATCACCTTGACCACCAAGGAGTTCTCCGTGCTGGAGCAGCTCGCCGTGCGGGCCGGGGAGGTCGTGTCGAAGGCCGACATCCTGGAGCACGTCTGGGACTTCGCGTACGAGGGAGACCCGAACATCGTCGAGGTCTACATCAGCACCCTGCGCCGCAAGCTCGGCCCGGAGCTCATCAGGACCGTACGCGGGGCCGGGTACAGACTGGAGGTACGGGCATGA